From a region of the uncultured Draconibacterium sp. genome:
- a CDS encoding response regulator transcription factor produces the protein MGSNPKILVVDDEKDLCEILEFNLSSEGFDTSVAHSAEQALKLPLEEYDLILLDVMMGEMSGYKMADKIRREIQLTVPIIFMTAKTAENDILTGFNVGGDDYISKPFSIKEMVARIKAVLKRGRQNIKQSKVYKVENLEVDANSKTVQIDDEPVNLTRKEFEIITLLLKHQGQYIGRNEILDRVWNDDVIVTERNVDVNIARLRKKIGKYGQYIKGKSGYGYAFKQP, from the coding sequence ATGGGATCAAATCCGAAAATATTAGTAGTTGACGACGAAAAAGATTTATGTGAAATTTTAGAGTTCAACTTGTCAAGCGAAGGTTTCGACACGTCAGTGGCACATTCGGCCGAGCAGGCACTAAAGCTGCCGCTGGAAGAATACGACCTGATTTTGCTTGATGTGATGATGGGCGAAATGTCGGGGTATAAAATGGCTGATAAAATTAGAAGGGAAATACAGCTTACCGTACCCATAATTTTTATGACCGCCAAAACGGCCGAGAACGATATCCTCACCGGGTTTAATGTTGGTGGCGACGATTACATTTCAAAACCATTTTCGATTAAAGAAATGGTAGCGCGTATTAAAGCAGTGCTGAAACGTGGCCGACAAAACATTAAGCAAAGCAAGGTTTATAAGGTGGAAAACCTAGAGGTGGATGCAAACAGTAAAACCGTGCAGATTGATGACGAACCTGTTAATCTTACCCGAAAAGAATTTGAAATAATTACACTCTTGCTAAAACACCAGGGACAATACATTGGCCGAAATGAAATACTCGACCGGGTTTGGAACGACGATGTAATTGTTACCGAGCGAAATGTGGATGTAAACATTGCACGACTCCGGAAAAAGATTGGCAAATACGGTCAATACATAAAAGGAAAGTCAGGTTATGGTTATGCGTTTAAGCAACCATAA
- a CDS encoding phosphate uptake regulator PhoU: MTLKKDDAIKAIMSDFEVFANLVLHQLDLLETLISSGETKFPKEQSKELYDNEKTLDKMEVKISDKIINTITLYQPVASDIRKIMACYRIIMSLERVGDMVINVLNFVENIKTPEVYTKLSEVVSNMLIQSSNMVNKSLLAFTNDDKDYAIWTIKNDAVVDELNKKMLKKAIKKSVSSTEDKELLMSFINMNSMVSTIERIADQATNIAEAAIYSIEGKDIRHKDLK; encoded by the coding sequence ATGACTTTAAAGAAGGATGATGCCATAAAAGCGATAATGAGCGATTTTGAAGTGTTTGCCAACCTGGTGCTTCACCAGCTCGATTTGTTGGAGACGCTCATTTCATCAGGCGAAACAAAATTTCCGAAGGAGCAAAGCAAAGAGTTGTACGACAACGAGAAGACGCTGGATAAGATGGAAGTGAAAATAAGCGATAAGATTATTAATACCATTACTTTATACCAGCCGGTTGCTTCCGATATCCGAAAAATAATGGCTTGTTATCGTATTATTATGAGCCTCGAGCGGGTAGGGGATATGGTAATTAATGTACTGAATTTTGTTGAAAACATTAAAACCCCCGAAGTGTATACCAAACTTTCTGAAGTGGTTTCAAACATGCTTATTCAAAGTTCCAATATGGTTAACAAATCGTTGCTGGCATTTACCAACGATGATAAGGATTATGCAATCTGGACCATTAAAAACGATGCAGTTGTTGATGAGCTCAATAAAAAAATGTTGAAAAAGGCCATTAAAAAAAGTGTGTCCTCGACCGAAGACAAAGAACTACTGATGAGTTTTATTAATATGAACAGTATGGTTAGCACCATCGAACGTATTGCCGATCAGGCCACAAACATTGCCGAGGCGGCTATTTATTCCATCGAAGGCAAGGATATACGACATAAAGACCTGAAGTAA
- the pstB gene encoding phosphate ABC transporter ATP-binding protein PstB — MKEDNVNIKDPVLSIRNLSVAYDKGSYAVKDVSADIKRNAVTAIMGPSGCGKSTMLRAINRMHELYENIETKGSLILNGKDISDMPTIQLRRMAGMVFQRPNPFPTLSIYDNVIAGYKLNGIRLKKKERDDVVERSLRDVTLWDEVKDTLHKKGTFLSGGQQQRLCIARALAFDPEVILLDEPTSALDPVATSKIEDLLVKLKENYSILMVTHNMSQAARISDYSMFMYLGELVEYGKTKDMFTNPKDRRTEEYLTGKFG, encoded by the coding sequence ATGAAAGAAGATAATGTAAATATTAAAGATCCTGTACTTTCTATTCGCAATCTATCGGTTGCGTACGATAAGGGGAGTTATGCTGTAAAGGATGTTTCGGCCGATATAAAACGAAACGCGGTAACAGCAATAATGGGCCCGTCGGGATGTGGAAAAAGTACCATGTTGCGTGCCATTAACCGCATGCACGAATTGTACGAAAACATCGAAACCAAAGGATCGCTCATTTTAAACGGGAAGGATATTTCCGATATGCCAACCATACAATTACGTCGTATGGCCGGTATGGTATTTCAACGTCCGAATCCGTTTCCAACACTGAGCATTTACGACAACGTAATTGCCGGCTATAAATTAAACGGCATTCGTTTAAAGAAAAAGGAACGTGATGATGTTGTTGAACGCTCGTTGCGCGATGTTACACTTTGGGATGAGGTAAAAGATACCTTACATAAAAAAGGTACATTTCTTTCAGGTGGTCAGCAGCAACGACTTTGTATTGCACGTGCGCTGGCTTTCGATCCGGAAGTGATTTTGCTCGACGAACCCACCTCGGCACTCGATCCTGTGGCAACTTCAAAAATTGAAGACTTGCTGGTAAAGTTAAAAGAGAATTATTCGATTCTGATGGTGACACACAACATGTCGCAGGCAGCCCGAATCTCTGATTATTCAATGTTTATGTACCTCGGCGAATTGGTTGAATATGGTAAAACAAAAGATATGTTTACCAACCCAAAAGACCGTCGTACAGAAGAATACCTGACCGGGAAGTTCGGTTAA
- the pstA gene encoding phosphate ABC transporter permease PstA: protein MISAAKITAANLSRRTLKDKLFKGLVLFLSLITISPIVLIIYKLVAKGYRQISLEFITKTPPNTFEAMTALSNGELIPGGIANGITGTLLMVVLASLIAIPVGVVTGIYLYENPGKLLANLTRNISDILQGVPSIVLGLIAYMWIVKPITSGFSALAGSVSLSIMMLPMIVRSTEETLKMIPQSIKEAAVALGVPYYKVILRVLIPTGFSGLLTGILLGISRILGETAPLMLTALGSSVINLDITKPTSAIPLLIWEFYNDPNMVDLIWSSSLLLMGMVLTLNLVSKRIAARTK from the coding sequence ATGATTTCTGCAGCTAAAATAACAGCGGCAAACCTCAGCCGAAGAACTTTGAAAGACAAGCTGTTCAAAGGACTTGTGCTTTTTTTGTCGCTCATAACCATTTCGCCGATTGTACTTATTATCTACAAGTTGGTGGCAAAGGGTTATCGTCAGATCAGTTTGGAATTTATAACAAAAACACCTCCCAACACTTTCGAGGCAATGACTGCTTTGAGCAATGGCGAGTTAATTCCCGGAGGAATTGCAAACGGAATTACCGGAACTTTGTTAATGGTGGTTCTGGCTTCGCTTATTGCCATACCTGTTGGAGTGGTTACCGGAATTTACCTTTACGAGAATCCCGGGAAACTATTGGCAAATCTTACCCGAAATATTTCGGATATTTTGCAGGGTGTTCCTTCTATCGTATTAGGACTTATTGCTTACATGTGGATTGTAAAACCCATAACCAGCGGCTTTTCGGCACTGGCAGGTAGTGTGTCCTTGTCGATAATGATGTTGCCAATGATAGTACGCTCAACGGAGGAAACGCTGAAAATGATTCCTCAGTCGATTAAAGAGGCAGCCGTTGCATTGGGTGTGCCGTATTACAAAGTAATTCTGCGCGTGCTAATTCCTACCGGATTTAGCGGTTTGCTAACAGGTATTCTGCTTGGTATTTCGCGTATTCTTGGAGAAACAGCACCATTAATGCTTACAGCACTGGGTAGCTCGGTAATTAATTTGGATATTACCAAACCAACAAGTGCAATACCACTGTTAATCTGGGAGTTTTACAACGACCCGAATATGGTGGATCTGATTTGGAGCTCATCGTTATTACTGATGGGAATGGTACTGACCTTAAACCTCGTATCGAAACGAATAGCTGCCCGAACGAAATAG
- the pstC gene encoding phosphate ABC transporter permease subunit PstC, which translates to MNSDKITKVVLLLSSFVILFVAGGMIFSLVEGAIPALKSFGLSFIWSNNWNPTEGKENYGALPFIAGTIITSVAALLISLPLSFSVSLFLGEYYRGTRIAKILGTMVDLLAGVPSIVYGLWGFYVLRPLLIDLGLPNQGFGIFTASIILAIMIIPYATSLSNEIITMVPNELKEAAYSLGATRSEVIFNVVVPSARSGIIAGYILSFGRALGETMAVTMLIGNANIVPDGFFSTGNTMASVIANQFGEADGLKLSSLIAIGLLLFLLTGIINAIGKFIIKRMG; encoded by the coding sequence ATGAACAGCGATAAAATAACAAAAGTAGTTCTCCTGCTTTCTTCTTTCGTAATACTTTTTGTAGCCGGAGGAATGATCTTTTCGTTGGTTGAAGGTGCCATTCCGGCATTGAAAAGTTTTGGGCTGAGTTTTATTTGGTCGAACAACTGGAACCCAACCGAAGGGAAAGAGAACTACGGAGCATTGCCGTTTATTGCCGGAACAATTATAACATCGGTAGCGGCACTGCTAATCAGTTTACCCTTATCGTTTTCGGTTTCATTGTTTCTGGGCGAGTATTACCGCGGGACCCGAATTGCAAAAATACTGGGAACCATGGTTGATTTACTTGCCGGAGTTCCTTCAATTGTATACGGATTGTGGGGATTTTATGTGCTTCGTCCGCTGCTTATCGATTTGGGATTACCCAACCAGGGATTTGGAATTTTCACCGCCAGCATTATTCTGGCTATTATGATTATTCCTTACGCCACATCGCTAAGTAACGAAATTATTACCATGGTACCGAACGAGCTGAAAGAAGCAGCTTATTCATTGGGAGCTACCCGTTCGGAAGTAATTTTTAATGTGGTTGTACCATCGGCACGATCGGGAATAATTGCCGGTTATATTTTGTCTTTCGGGCGTGCATTGGGCGAAACGATGGCAGTAACCATGCTGATCGGTAACGCCAATATTGTCCCTGATGGATTTTTCAGCACCGGAAATACAATGGCCTCAGTAATTGCCAACCAGTTTGGTGAAGCCGACGGGTTGAAGCTCAGCTCTTTGATTGCGATAGGTTTGTTGTTATTCCTGCTAACGGGTATAATCAATGCCATTGGTAAGTTCATTATAAAACGAATGGGATAA
- the pstS gene encoding phosphate ABC transporter substrate-binding protein PstS, with product MKNLALLVLTVFVLGACSNSSNKQGGEKAGTSKVTLTAAGATFPMPYYNMVFKNYTSEFGTLLTYGGIGSGGGIRSLTDKVVDFGATDAYLSDTKLAEMPAEVVHIPTVLGAVVIAYNLPGVDGLKLSDQLLEKIFMGEITNWNDPAIKANNEGLALPDMEITFVHRSDGSGTTYIFSDYMTKISSKWADVVGTGKSLQWPVGMGAKGNPGVAGTISQTEGAIGYIGSEYAFAQKIQTALVQNSAGNYIEPSIASVSAAAKGEIPADTRIMLTNSADPESYPISGFTWIILYKEQNYDGRSKDQALATVTFLDWLVSADAQGQAEKVHYAPLPDAAAEKAKAILRSVTFDGAPLLK from the coding sequence ATGAAAAATTTAGCCCTACTGGTTTTAACAGTATTTGTTCTGGGAGCTTGCTCTAACTCATCAAATAAACAAGGTGGAGAAAAAGCCGGAACTTCAAAAGTGACTTTAACAGCTGCGGGAGCAACTTTCCCGATGCCCTATTACAATATGGTTTTTAAGAACTATACCTCTGAGTTTGGTACACTGCTTACTTATGGCGGAATCGGTTCAGGCGGTGGGATTCGCAGTTTAACCGATAAAGTGGTTGATTTTGGTGCAACCGATGCCTATTTGAGCGACACTAAACTGGCCGAAATGCCTGCAGAAGTAGTTCACATTCCAACGGTATTAGGTGCTGTTGTTATTGCTTATAACCTTCCTGGTGTTGATGGCCTTAAGCTTTCAGACCAATTGCTGGAGAAAATTTTTATGGGTGAAATTACCAACTGGAACGACCCTGCAATTAAAGCTAACAACGAAGGGTTGGCACTTCCTGATATGGAAATTACTTTCGTGCATCGTTCTGATGGTAGTGGAACAACTTATATTTTCAGCGACTATATGACTAAAATTAGTTCGAAATGGGCTGATGTTGTAGGAACAGGAAAATCGTTGCAATGGCCGGTTGGTATGGGCGCCAAAGGAAATCCGGGAGTAGCAGGTACCATTAGCCAAACCGAAGGAGCCATTGGTTACATCGGTTCGGAATATGCTTTTGCGCAGAAAATCCAGACTGCATTGGTACAAAACAGCGCAGGAAACTATATCGAGCCTTCAATTGCTTCGGTTAGTGCTGCTGCAAAAGGAGAAATTCCTGCCGATACACGTATCATGTTGACCAATTCTGCCGACCCTGAATCATACCCGATCAGCGGATTTACCTGGATCATCCTTTACAAAGAGCAAAACTACGATGGTCGCTCAAAAGATCAGGCGCTGGCAACAGTTACTTTCCTTGATTGGTTGGTAAGTGCCGATGCACAAGGTCAGGCCGAAAAGGTACATTATGCACCGCTTCCTGATGCTGCTGCCGAAAAAGCCAAAGCGATTTTACGTTCGGTTACCTTCGATGGAGCGCCGTTGCTGAAATAA
- a CDS encoding inorganic phosphate transporter, which translates to MENFYLILVVVLFALAISDLIVGVSNDAVNFLNSAVGSKAAPKWVIFLMASLGVLIGATFSSGMMEVARKGIFHPEMFVFSEIMIIFLAVMITDVILLDMFNTFGMPTSTTVSIVFELLGAAVAVSAVKIKAAGGSVLMELSQYINSSKALAIITGILLSVFIAFTVGAIVQYLTRLVFTFKYRGPMKYFGAIFGGLAITVITYFIVIKGMKGSTYAGIELSSGETIQEWLKHHTGLMLLYSFGFWVVLIQLLKWIFNIKILKVVVLAGTFALAMAFAGNDLVNFIGVPLAGYNSFQAWVAEGATNPDTFSMAMLAGKVGTPTYMLLIAGLVMIVTLIMSKKAKSVIATSLDLSRQSAGDERFGSSFAARVIVRGATKFNKRLTNVLPSTVSEGVGSRFEPHSYVSEEDQDPPSFDKVRASVNLVVASILIAIGTSLKLPLSTTYVTFMVAMGTSLSDRAWDRESAVYRISGVFAVIGGWFLTALIAFTVSGIVALLIAVSGKFMIFVFVIVALVMVIRTHSMMKKREQQIAEEDEDIEEADAHEEILEKSSKQMIKAVKSSDEIVTEGIESFLKEDRAGLKNVEESCKKFSKKAKKNRDKVYSTVTKFTEGALDTSHFYVQMMEHKREMAHAVHFMLEPMIKHVENNHKPFIEEQHVELRDVTERIDMFFKSVLKDMEGKTFEDLEQLIEERDDILEQIHRMEKNQIKRIKNKMVNTRNSQLFFKLISEMEYLLLHTVNLVKAYRDFITNTPQKNN; encoded by the coding sequence ATGGAAAACTTTTACCTGATTCTTGTAGTTGTACTTTTTGCTCTGGCTATTTCAGACCTGATTGTAGGAGTTAGCAATGATGCTGTAAATTTTCTTAATTCTGCAGTCGGTTCTAAAGCAGCTCCCAAATGGGTAATCTTTTTAATGGCGAGTTTAGGGGTACTTATTGGAGCTACTTTTTCGAGCGGAATGATGGAAGTAGCGCGAAAAGGAATTTTTCACCCCGAAATGTTTGTCTTTTCCGAAATCATGATCATTTTTCTTGCAGTAATGATAACTGATGTTATCCTGCTTGATATGTTTAACACCTTCGGGATGCCCACATCTACAACGGTTTCTATTGTTTTTGAATTACTTGGAGCAGCTGTTGCCGTATCAGCAGTTAAGATAAAAGCTGCTGGTGGATCAGTGTTAATGGAATTGTCGCAATACATCAATTCGAGTAAGGCACTTGCTATTATTACCGGAATACTGCTCTCGGTGTTTATTGCCTTTACCGTTGGTGCAATTGTGCAGTATTTAACCCGGCTGGTATTCACCTTTAAATATCGCGGGCCAATGAAATATTTTGGGGCGATTTTTGGCGGTTTGGCCATTACAGTCATCACCTATTTTATTGTTATAAAAGGGATGAAAGGCTCAACTTATGCAGGTATTGAGTTGAGTAGCGGTGAAACCATTCAAGAGTGGTTGAAACACCATACCGGATTAATGTTGTTGTACAGTTTCGGATTTTGGGTGGTTTTAATTCAGTTGCTAAAATGGATTTTCAATATAAAAATATTAAAGGTTGTTGTATTGGCCGGAACTTTTGCGCTTGCAATGGCTTTTGCCGGAAACGACCTGGTGAACTTTATAGGTGTGCCGCTGGCGGGTTACAACTCTTTCCAGGCGTGGGTTGCAGAAGGCGCCACTAATCCTGACACGTTCTCGATGGCAATGCTTGCCGGGAAAGTAGGTACGCCAACATATATGTTGCTTATTGCCGGGTTGGTAATGATTGTAACCCTGATCATGTCGAAAAAGGCAAAATCGGTAATTGCAACTTCGCTCGATTTGTCGCGACAAAGTGCAGGTGATGAACGTTTTGGATCGTCGTTTGCCGCACGTGTTATTGTTCGTGGAGCCACAAAATTTAATAAACGGTTGACCAATGTATTACCATCTACAGTTAGCGAAGGAGTTGGCTCGCGTTTTGAACCACATTCATACGTAAGTGAAGAAGACCAGGATCCGCCATCGTTTGATAAGGTTAGGGCGTCGGTAAACCTGGTGGTTGCAAGTATATTAATTGCTATAGGTACTTCGCTTAAACTGCCATTGTCAACTACATATGTAACCTTTATGGTTGCAATGGGTACATCGTTATCCGATCGTGCCTGGGATCGAGAAAGTGCAGTTTACCGTATTTCAGGCGTGTTTGCAGTAATTGGCGGATGGTTTTTAACCGCATTGATTGCGTTTACCGTTTCAGGTATTGTGGCACTTTTAATCGCTGTTAGTGGCAAGTTTATGATTTTTGTATTTGTTATAGTTGCCCTTGTTATGGTTATTCGTACGCACAGCATGATGAAAAAACGTGAACAGCAAATTGCTGAAGAAGATGAAGATATTGAAGAGGCCGATGCTCACGAAGAGATACTGGAGAAAAGTTCTAAACAGATGATAAAAGCTGTAAAATCGAGTGACGAGATTGTTACCGAAGGTATTGAAAGCTTTTTGAAAGAAGACAGAGCCGGATTGAAGAATGTAGAGGAGTCGTGTAAGAAGTTTTCGAAAAAGGCAAAGAAGAACCGCGACAAGGTTTATTCAACGGTTACAAAATTCACCGAAGGAGCATTGGATACCAGTCATTTTTATGTACAAATGATGGAGCATAAACGCGAGATGGCACATGCTGTGCATTTTATGCTCGAGCCAATGATTAAACATGTTGAAAACAATCATAAACCATTTATTGAAGAACAACATGTTGAATTGCGGGATGTAACAGAACGTATTGATATGTTCTTTAAATCGGTGCTGAAGGATATGGAAGGTAAAACATTTGAAGACCTCGAACAGCTGATTGAAGAACGCGACGATATTCTGGAACAGATTCATAGGATGGAGAAAAACCAGATAAAACGTATTAAAAATAAGATGGTTAATACACGAAACTCTCAGTTGTTCTTTAAGTTGATTTCTGAGATGGAATACCTGTTATTACACACTGTAAATCTGGTAAAAGCATACCGCGATTTTATTACAAATACGCCGCAGAAGAACAATTAA
- a CDS encoding ATP-binding protein produces the protein MRTYSSKFLAILVAIILTLLAFGIALLAHYFGENILVITISTLAFFVAAYFSILYIIKKYIIDRIRPLYNTIRDLPLSGKKMEEKIDSNSLLLNVKYEVEEWAKSQLKEIERLKELEKYRKDFVGNVSHELKTPIFNIQGYVLTLLEGGLEDPKINKLYLKRTEKSIDRMVSIVEDLESITKLESGELQLNMTRFDIVKTVEEVIEMEHWQASESQISVQIINKPDRPIFVRADKKRILEVVTNLIVNGVKYGKQNGYVNISFHDLEDNIIVEVADNGIGIEKKDLRRIFERFFRVDKSRSREQGGTGLGLSIVKHIIEAHNQSINVRSLLDQGTTFNFTLEKQK, from the coding sequence ATGAGAACATATTCTTCGAAATTCCTTGCCATACTGGTTGCTATTATTTTAACCCTGCTGGCTTTCGGTATTGCACTGCTTGCACACTACTTTGGCGAGAATATTTTGGTTATTACCATTTCTACATTGGCCTTTTTTGTAGCCGCCTACTTTTCCATTTTATATATTATCAAGAAATACATTATCGATCGTATACGGCCCTTGTACAACACCATTCGCGATTTGCCGCTGAGCGGGAAAAAGATGGAGGAAAAAATCGACTCGAACAGTTTGCTGCTAAACGTAAAGTACGAGGTTGAAGAATGGGCCAAGTCGCAATTAAAAGAAATTGAACGACTTAAAGAGTTGGAAAAATACCGCAAAGATTTTGTTGGAAACGTATCGCACGAACTAAAAACACCAATCTTTAATATCCAGGGTTATGTTCTAACGCTTTTGGAAGGAGGATTGGAAGATCCCAAGATCAACAAGCTATACCTGAAACGCACAGAAAAAAGTATCGACCGGATGGTATCCATCGTTGAAGACCTGGAATCGATCACCAAACTGGAGTCGGGGGAGTTACAGCTAAACATGACCCGTTTTGATATTGTAAAAACCGTTGAGGAAGTAATTGAAATGGAACACTGGCAAGCATCAGAAAGCCAGATATCGGTTCAGATCATTAATAAACCCGATCGGCCCATTTTTGTACGTGCCGACAAAAAACGTATTCTCGAAGTGGTTACCAACCTTATTGTTAACGGGGTAAAATATGGCAAGCAAAACGGATATGTAAACATTTCATTTCACGATTTAGAGGACAATATAATTGTTGAAGTTGCCGATAACGGAATTGGTATCGAAAAAAAGGACCTTCGCCGTATTTTTGAGCGTTTCTTCCGTGTCGATAAATCGCGTTCGCGCGAACAAGGTGGCACCGGGCTTGGTCTTTCGATTGTAAAACACATTATCGAAGCTCATAATCAATCCATTAACGTCCGAAGCTTACTTGATCAGGGAACTACATTCAATTTTACACTCGAAAAGCAAAAGTAG
- a CDS encoding response regulator transcription factor, translating into MSENQFKVLLVDDELDILEFLSYNLEKEGYEVFTARNGVEAIKVAEKQVPHLIILDVMMPEMDGIAACEELRKIPALSSTVIAFLTARGEDYSQIAGFEAGADDYITKPVRPKVLISRVKALLKRTGEATQPVEVVDTNTVTIGDLLIDKERYLIRIGDNEMILPRKEFELLSLLVSKPGKVFTREEIYHSVWGENVVVGDRTIDVHIRKLREKIGNEHIKTLKGIGYKFVD; encoded by the coding sequence ATGAGTGAAAATCAATTTAAAGTTTTATTAGTTGATGACGAGTTGGATATCCTCGAGTTTCTGAGTTACAACCTTGAAAAAGAAGGATACGAAGTATTTACAGCCAGAAATGGTGTAGAAGCTATAAAGGTTGCAGAAAAACAGGTACCCCATCTCATTATACTCGACGTAATGATGCCGGAAATGGATGGAATTGCTGCATGTGAGGAGCTTCGAAAAATTCCTGCATTGAGCAGCACCGTTATTGCCTTTTTAACTGCCCGCGGCGAAGACTATTCGCAAATTGCAGGTTTTGAAGCTGGAGCTGATGATTACATCACCAAACCGGTTCGACCAAAAGTATTGATTAGCCGCGTAAAAGCCTTGTTAAAACGTACCGGCGAAGCTACTCAACCTGTTGAAGTGGTTGACACCAACACCGTAACAATTGGCGACCTGCTTATTGATAAAGAACGCTACCTCATTCGTATTGGCGATAACGAAATGATATTGCCAAGAAAAGAATTTGAATTGCTTTCGCTTCTGGTTTCGAAACCTGGAAAAGTATTTACCCGCGAGGAGATTTACCATTCGGTTTGGGGCGAAAACGTTGTGGTTGGCGACAGAACAATCGATGTTCATATACGTAAACTACGCGAAAAAATTGGCAACGAGCACATTAAAACGCTCAAAGGAATTGGCTATAAATTTGTTGATTAA
- a CDS encoding phosphatase PAP2 family protein encodes MSEKIARIISIIFHPVLIPTIGMFLLMHSGFYFELLLWEAKRFVLLVVFFTTCILPMLSVAVLSLNPRFDINMPGKRDRLIPLISASVFYYLGFILLRKVQAVPEFKLFMLASVLVIVLLLIVSLKWKISNHMAAIGGLSGTLFALSFRNGVNPVYSVLIVVLLTGLIGTARLILGKHDLKQLIAGYGLGFIVLYLVLYFV; translated from the coding sequence ATGTCGGAGAAAATAGCCCGAATTATATCCATAATATTTCACCCTGTATTGATTCCTACGATTGGCATGTTTCTGCTCATGCATTCCGGATTTTATTTCGAATTACTTTTATGGGAAGCCAAACGTTTTGTGCTTCTGGTGGTGTTTTTTACTACGTGTATTTTGCCTATGCTTTCGGTGGCAGTACTCTCGCTAAATCCGCGTTTTGATATTAATATGCCCGGCAAACGCGACCGTTTAATTCCTTTGATAAGTGCATCGGTATTTTACTACCTCGGTTTTATTTTATTGCGAAAGGTACAGGCTGTTCCCGAGTTTAAACTGTTTATGCTTGCTTCGGTGCTGGTGATTGTTCTGTTGCTTATTGTTTCGCTAAAATGGAAGATCAGCAACCACATGGCAGCTATTGGAGGTTTAAGTGGAACTTTGTTTGCACTGTCTTTCCGAAATGGGGTTAACCCGGTTTATTCGGTTTTAATTGTTGTATTGCTTACGGGATTAATCGGAACTGCACGGCTTATTCTCGGTAAACACGATCTGAAACAATTGATAGCTGGCTACGGACTTGGCTTTATTGTACTTTATCTTGTACTTTATTTTGTGTAA